Proteins from one Deinococcus actinosclerus genomic window:
- a CDS encoding response regulator, producing MSLITPLRPLQILLVDDEPAAQLLAEAAFEPYADLARLHVLPDPRDTLAWLRREAASGAAPDLVLLDLNMPGSPGLTLLNLIRDDPALTQVRVVVLATSADSADITAAYAQGAVSYLIKPGTFTEFQQQVHTLVTYWHLMCSMSPQS from the coding sequence ATGAGTCTCATCACTCCTCTCCGTCCTCTTCAGATTCTTCTGGTTGACGATGAACCCGCGGCTCAGCTTCTGGCCGAAGCGGCCTTCGAACCGTACGCCGATCTCGCCCGGCTGCATGTCCTTCCCGACCCCCGTGACACGCTCGCCTGGCTGCGCCGCGAGGCCGCGAGCGGCGCGGCCCCGGATCTCGTGTTGCTGGACCTGAACATGCCCGGCTCACCCGGGCTGACCCTGCTGAACCTCATCCGGGACGACCCTGCCCTGACGCAGGTGCGCGTCGTGGTGCTGGCCACGTCCGCCGACTCGGCGGACATCACCGCCGCCTACGCGCAGGGCGCCGTCAGTTACCTCATCAAGCCCGGCACGTTTACCGAATTCCAACAGCAGGTGCATACCCTCGTGACGTACTGGCACCTGATGTGCAGCATGTCCCCCCAGTCGTAA
- a CDS encoding DUF4388 domain-containing protein gives MVRGDLAVFPFLSVMQMFLTSGRAGRLSVDHVRGGQLWLERGEITHAEAGRLRGDHALQFMASLDAGVFTFEVDQPPPNRTMNLRRDPALRRLLEDNAAWEPLLRTFPDWNRRLRFTAKWSETQPVTRTQYRILNLISDSGNIRTLLERTAAPPRLVLDTLKPFLLAELIEIN, from the coding sequence ATGGTACGCGGCGATCTGGCAGTCTTTCCCTTCCTGTCCGTCATGCAGATGTTCCTGACCAGCGGACGCGCCGGGCGGCTCAGCGTGGATCACGTCCGCGGCGGGCAGCTGTGGTTGGAACGCGGCGAGATCACGCACGCCGAGGCGGGGCGGCTGCGGGGCGATCACGCGCTGCAGTTCATGGCCAGTCTGGACGCCGGGGTGTTCACCTTCGAGGTGGATCAGCCGCCCCCCAACCGCACCATGAACCTGCGCCGCGACCCGGCGCTGCGCCGGCTGCTGGAGGACAACGCCGCGTGGGAACCGCTGCTGCGCACCTTCCCGGACTGGAACCGGCGCCTGCGGTTCACCGCCAAGTGGAGCGAGACGCAACCCGTGACCCGCACCCAGTACCGCATCCTGAACCTGATCTCCGACAGCGGCAACATCCGCACCCTGCTGGAGCGCACGGCCGCCCCGCCCCGGCTGGTCCTCGACACCCTCAAGCCGTTCCTGCTGGCGGAGCTGATCGAGATCAACTGA
- a CDS encoding ADP-ribosylglycohydrolase family protein codes for MPEALNVLLSLCVADALGAATEFKSPDVIHARYGASFRTYQPGSVFGFAPGEATDDSQMVVATLLGAARGEGHAGVLTAFREWLAAAPPDVGGLTRQALRVTFTQPQRLDGGALAWERGGFDGAGNGGLMRVAAAWLLGHRGAALARESAVLTALTHADPRCVSASVFLTAFMEALAAGQPYAAAAQAGLGVMDSLDARDVLVDAGVLGLHTQDAHRAFRGREREARAQVRARVRSGLEGTVTSQSGYVLDTLEAAVAHARREDWWACVEPAVLGGDDSDTVACVVGAVVGARGLAVPPELLPGLRLGHTWPGWQREWPAAGHLTGVLARAQA; via the coding sequence ATGCCTGAAGCCCTGAACGTACTGCTGTCCCTGTGCGTGGCGGACGCGCTGGGCGCCGCGACGGAATTCAAGTCTCCCGACGTCATCCACGCCCGCTACGGCGCGAGCTTCCGCACCTATCAGCCGGGCAGCGTGTTCGGCTTCGCGCCCGGCGAGGCCACCGACGACAGCCAGATGGTCGTCGCCACCCTGCTGGGCGCGGCGCGGGGCGAGGGGCACGCGGGCGTCCTGACGGCGTTCCGGGAGTGGCTGGCGGCCGCGCCGCCGGACGTGGGCGGCCTGACCCGGCAGGCGCTGCGCGTCACCTTCACGCAGCCGCAGCGCCTGGACGGCGGGGCGCTGGCCTGGGAGCGCGGTGGGTTCGACGGCGCCGGCAACGGCGGGCTGATGCGGGTGGCCGCCGCGTGGCTGCTGGGGCACCGGGGCGCGGCGCTGGCGCGCGAGTCGGCGGTCCTGACGGCCCTGACCCACGCCGACCCGCGCTGCGTGTCCGCGTCCGTGTTCCTGACGGCGTTCATGGAGGCGCTGGCGGCCGGGCAGCCGTACGCGGCGGCGGCGCAGGCCGGACTGGGCGTCATGGACAGCCTGGACGCGCGGGACGTGCTGGTGGACGCCGGGGTGCTGGGGCTGCACACCCAGGACGCCCACCGCGCCTTCCGGGGCCGCGAGCGTGAGGCGCGCGCGCAGGTCCGCGCCCGCGTGCGCTCGGGGCTGGAGGGCACGGTCACCTCCCAGAGCGGGTATGTTCTCGACACGCTGGAGGCCGCCGTGGCCCACGCCCGACGGGAGGACTGGTGGGCGTGCGTGGAACCCGCCGTGCTGGGCGGTGACGACAGCGACACGGTCGCGTGCGTGGTGGGCGCCGTCGTGGGCGCGCGGGGCCTGGCGGTCCCGCCGGAGTTGCTGCCCGGCCTGCGCCTGGGGCACACCTGGCCCGGCTGGCAGCGCGAGTGGCCGGCCGCCGGGCACCTGACGGGCGTGCTGGCCCGCGCGCAGGCGTGA
- a CDS encoding nucleotidyltransferase family protein: MTGQECLTLVRRNPVNAAILDRLPALGAPQAHLTAGALFGTVWNLLSGQPPGANIADYDLFYWDADLSYEAEDAVIRRADALFADLPGTVEVRNQARVHLWFREKTGLERPALRSARDGIDQFLVECTALGIDARGEIYAPFGLRDLAAGRLRLNRQNHTPGLYRAKVESYRQRWPWLTDCEA, translated from the coding sequence GTGACCGGGCAGGAGTGCCTGACCCTGGTGCGCCGCAATCCGGTCAACGCAGCCATCCTGGACCGGCTGCCGGCTCTGGGCGCCCCACAGGCGCACCTGACCGCCGGGGCGCTGTTCGGCACCGTCTGGAACCTCCTGTCCGGCCAGCCGCCCGGCGCGAACATCGCCGACTACGACCTGTTCTACTGGGACGCCGATCTGTCCTACGAGGCCGAGGACGCCGTGATCCGCCGGGCCGACGCGCTGTTCGCCGACCTGCCCGGCACGGTCGAGGTGCGCAATCAGGCGCGCGTGCACCTGTGGTTCCGGGAGAAGACCGGCCTGGAGCGCCCCGCCCTGAGGTCGGCCCGGGACGGCATCGATCAGTTCCTGGTGGAGTGCACCGCGCTGGGCATCGACGCGCGGGGCGAGATCTACGCGCCTTTCGGCCTGCGTGATCTGGCGGCCGGGCGGCTGCGGCTGAATCGCCAGAACCACACGCCCGGGCTGTACCGCGCCAAGGTGGAGTCCTACCGGCAGCGATGGCCGTGGCTGACGGACTGCGAGGCCTGA
- the rpmE gene encoding 50S ribosomal protein L31, translating into MKKDIHPKVVPTKIIYQGKVVMETLSTKPEIHVDVWSGVHPFWTGEERFVDTEGRVDKFNKRFGDSYRNKKK; encoded by the coding sequence ATGAAGAAAGATATCCACCCCAAAGTCGTTCCTACCAAGATCATCTACCAGGGCAAAGTCGTGATGGAAACCCTGAGCACCAAGCCTGAAATCCACGTGGACGTGTGGAGCGGCGTGCACCCCTTCTGGACCGGCGAAGAGCGCTTCGTGGACACCGAAGGCCGCGTGGACAAGTTCAACAAGCGCTTCGGCGACAGCTACCGCAACAAGAAGAAGTAA
- a CDS encoding thymidine kinase codes for MLKSPYHGGHLEVIVGPMFSGKSEELIRRVTRAVIARQRVLVFKPALDDRYHESAVASHAGRTVHATPVRGAADIRAQLSGEGTLLHAQGEVLPDVVGIDEVQFLDDAIIPLALELADAGVRVILAGLDQDFRAEPFGFMPELLARAESVEKLTAICTVCGAPATRSQRLIGGQPARFDDPVVLVGAQESYEARCRVHHVLRS; via the coding sequence GTGCTGAAGTCCCCCTACCACGGCGGTCACCTGGAAGTCATCGTCGGTCCGATGTTCAGCGGCAAGAGCGAGGAACTCATCCGCCGCGTGACCCGCGCCGTGATCGCCCGGCAGCGCGTCCTGGTGTTCAAACCTGCCCTGGACGACCGCTACCACGAGTCGGCGGTCGCCAGCCACGCCGGACGCACCGTGCACGCCACGCCCGTGCGCGGCGCCGCCGACATCCGCGCGCAGCTGAGCGGCGAGGGCACCCTGCTGCACGCCCAGGGCGAGGTGCTGCCCGACGTGGTGGGCATCGACGAGGTGCAGTTCCTGGACGACGCGATCATCCCGCTGGCGCTGGAACTGGCCGACGCGGGCGTGCGCGTCATCCTGGCGGGACTGGACCAGGACTTCCGGGCCGAGCCCTTCGGGTTCATGCCCGAACTGCTGGCCCGCGCCGAGAGCGTCGAGAAACTGACCGCGATCTGCACGGTCTGCGGCGCCCCGGCCACCCGCTCGCAGCGCCTGATCGGCGGCCAGCCGGCCCGCTTCGACGATCCCGTGGTGCTCGTGGGCGCGCAGGAGAGCTACGAGGCCCGCTGCCGGGTCCATCACGTTCTGCGCAGCTGA
- a CDS encoding HD-GYP domain-containing protein — MPRSTMWSHLVLIGATALLLYATWQHHAALMIGAALLLAAATVGATGLRRLLPLTAFALAFVAALLLPGPRLGVLDLLAALLVLAGLGFRILQEQITARQLAWQRNTIAALQAGSERLADARDADAIIRAGIGILDKLQVAPNLAFVAYRHGTPHILAAKGAFEAFLERPIHPSDNNSRSVQADHWVAEEALALLKKPQRRRFHVAPVYGRASNHLGVLILTRSESDPFDEHEKSVVASFARLLGAQLGQWHAIRDLRDANDLTLRSLGAALEHRDDDTGGHTTRVVTMSVRLARRLGWDEDQVKALRWGAYLHDLGKLAIPDSVLHKQGALDPGERRVIQTHTTIGYDMLQDLHFLPAETLDLVRYHHERWDGTGYPSGLRGQNIPDTARLFTIVDVFDALTNARPYKPAWTRDRAVSEIRMQAGRQFDPQYVEAFLRMMAEHDEAHLVV, encoded by the coding sequence GTGCCCCGCTCAACCATGTGGTCTCATCTGGTACTGATCGGCGCGACTGCCCTGCTGCTCTACGCCACCTGGCAGCACCACGCCGCGCTGATGATCGGCGCGGCGCTGCTGCTGGCCGCCGCCACCGTCGGCGCGACCGGCCTGCGGCGCCTCCTGCCCCTGACCGCGTTTGCGCTGGCGTTCGTGGCGGCGCTGCTGCTGCCCGGCCCGCGTCTGGGCGTCCTCGACCTGCTGGCGGCGCTGCTGGTGCTGGCTGGCCTGGGCTTCCGCATCCTGCAGGAGCAGATCACCGCCCGGCAGCTGGCCTGGCAGCGCAACACCATCGCGGCCCTCCAGGCGGGCAGTGAGCGGCTGGCCGACGCGCGCGACGCCGACGCGATCATCCGCGCCGGGATCGGCATCCTGGACAAACTGCAGGTCGCGCCGAACCTCGCGTTCGTCGCCTACCGGCACGGCACGCCGCACATCCTGGCCGCCAAGGGCGCGTTCGAGGCCTTTCTGGAGCGGCCCATCCATCCCAGCGACAACAACAGCCGCAGCGTGCAGGCCGACCACTGGGTGGCCGAGGAGGCGCTGGCGCTGCTGAAGAAGCCGCAGCGGCGCCGGTTCCACGTGGCGCCCGTGTACGGCCGGGCCTCGAACCACCTGGGCGTGCTCATCCTGACCCGCAGTGAGTCCGACCCCTTCGACGAGCACGAGAAGAGCGTCGTGGCGTCCTTCGCCCGGCTGCTGGGCGCCCAGCTGGGCCAGTGGCACGCCATCCGTGACCTGCGCGACGCGAACGACCTCACCCTGCGCTCCCTGGGCGCCGCGCTGGAACACCGCGACGACGACACGGGCGGGCACACCACCCGCGTGGTCACCATGAGCGTCCGCCTGGCCCGCCGGCTCGGCTGGGACGAGGATCAGGTCAAGGCGCTGCGCTGGGGCGCGTATCTGCACGACCTGGGCAAGCTGGCCATTCCCGACTCGGTGCTGCACAAGCAGGGCGCGCTGGACCCCGGGGAACGCCGCGTCATCCAGACGCACACCACCATCGGCTACGACATGCTCCAGGACCTGCACTTCCTGCCCGCCGAGACGCTGGACCTGGTGCGCTACCACCACGAACGCTGGGACGGCACCGGGTATCCCAGCGGCCTGCGCGGACAGAACATCCCCGACACCGCGCGGCTGTTCACCATCGTGGACGTGTTCGACGCCCTGACCAACGCCCGGCCCTACAAGCCGGCCTGGACGCGGGACCGCGCGGTCAGCGAGATCCGCATGCAGGCCGGCCGGCAGTTCGACCCGCAGTACGTTGAGGCGTTCCTGCGCATGATGGCCGAACACGACGAAGCGCACCTCGTGGTGTAG
- a CDS encoding carbohydrate kinase family protein produces MSLPQITLPLIVSAGEALTDLVTAGGNAWHAHPGGAGWNVARACASLGVPSAFAGAVGQDNFGDDLLHASQAAGLDLRFLQRVPFPTLLAVVYSANPPAYRFLGENSADLHFDPARLPDGWLGAARWLHVGGISLSRWPLADTLLGLIDQARAAGVRVSFDPNARITHRHPDYPAVFERVARRADLMKFSDEDLAFFFPGQSEADVLRRLRGLNPKAPIVITRGAQGASLYHSAGRADLPATPVQVVDTVGAGDALCAGLLVSATEREGALWSDHLRVGLDAAAAACAHAGAYAPTRADLGLD; encoded by the coding sequence ATGTCCCTGCCCCAGATCACCCTGCCCCTGATTGTCAGCGCCGGTGAAGCCCTGACGGACCTCGTGACCGCCGGCGGGAACGCCTGGCACGCCCACCCGGGCGGCGCGGGCTGGAACGTCGCGCGGGCCTGCGCGTCCCTGGGGGTGCCCAGCGCCTTCGCGGGGGCCGTCGGCCAGGACAACTTCGGCGACGATCTCCTGCACGCCTCGCAGGCGGCCGGGCTGGACCTGCGGTTCCTGCAACGCGTGCCCTTCCCCACCCTGCTGGCCGTGGTGTACTCCGCGAACCCGCCCGCGTACCGCTTCCTGGGTGAGAACAGCGCCGACCTGCACTTCGATCCCGCGCGCCTGCCGGACGGCTGGCTGGGCGCGGCGCGCTGGCTGCACGTGGGCGGCATCAGCCTGAGCCGCTGGCCCCTGGCGGACACCCTGCTGGGCCTGATCGACCAGGCCCGCGCGGCGGGCGTGCGCGTCAGCTTCGATCCGAACGCCCGCATCACGCACCGTCACCCGGACTACCCGGCGGTGTTCGAGCGGGTCGCCAGGCGCGCCGATCTCATGAAGTTCAGTGACGAGGACCTGGCGTTCTTCTTCCCCGGGCAGTCCGAGGCGGACGTGCTGCGCCGCCTGCGGGGCCTGAACCCGAAAGCGCCGATCGTGATCACGCGCGGCGCCCAGGGCGCGAGCCTGTACCACAGCGCGGGCCGCGCCGACCTGCCCGCCACGCCCGTGCAGGTGGTGGATACCGTGGGCGCCGGGGACGCCCTGTGCGCGGGGCTGCTGGTCAGCGCCACCGAGCGCGAGGGCGCCCTGTGGAGCGACCACCTGCGCGTGGGGCTGGACGCCGCCGCCGCCGCGTGCGCCCACGCCGGCGCCTACGCCCCCACCCGCGCGGACCTCGGCCTGGACTGA
- a CDS encoding GNAT family N-acetyltransferase has translation MTSPLHFTQGDLQAAAGVVRATALHQEALGRTLWPPASVTPERLARHYPASTWHVAWRDGAAVGAFSLLDTDPPFWPDDPPGEALYLHKLAVHPACQGQGLAHTLLGHAAQVTRAAGRPWLKLDTAATRPALRRLYETFGFEPMGERDVFDFRVVLYRLPVSTPGT, from the coding sequence ATGACCAGCCCGCTTCACTTCACGCAGGGTGACCTCCAGGCGGCCGCCGGCGTGGTCCGGGCCACCGCCCTCCACCAGGAGGCGCTGGGGCGGACTCTCTGGCCGCCGGCGAGCGTCACGCCCGAGCGGCTGGCGCGGCATTACCCGGCCTCCACCTGGCACGTCGCGTGGCGGGACGGGGCGGCGGTCGGAGCGTTCAGTCTGCTGGACACCGACCCGCCCTTCTGGCCGGACGACCCGCCCGGCGAGGCGCTGTACCTGCACAAGCTGGCGGTTCACCCCGCCTGCCAGGGGCAGGGGCTGGCACACACGCTGCTGGGGCACGCCGCGCAGGTCACGCGGGCGGCGGGGCGGCCCTGGCTGAAGCTGGACACCGCCGCCACCCGCCCCGCCCTGCGGCGCCTGTACGAGACCTTCGGGTTCGAGCCCATGGGGGAACGGGACGTGTTCGACTTCCGGGTGGTGCTCTACCGCCTGCCGGTGTCGACCCCGGGGACCTGA
- a CDS encoding Rieske 2Fe-2S domain-containing protein produces the protein MTDPGAAGPKARRVTRRALLERWWLLPVAGTVGTFGYMGWYASRVTFAKRTPGAPAFQDAAPQRLAALTQLGTDWAEVTFTYAGRPCTLLRLPAPTRGSVEVPGGHLAGFSRVCTHLGCNVNLVRDAEVLAFAFNYRAPGGQDHPQLGCRCHYSVFDPLKAGEAVFGKALAPLPRVRLDVRGQDVWATGIEPAPEYSG, from the coding sequence GTGACCGACCCGGGTGCCGCTGGCCCGAAGGCGCGCCGCGTGACGCGCCGGGCGCTGCTCGAACGCTGGTGGCTGCTGCCGGTGGCCGGCACGGTCGGGACCTTCGGGTACATGGGCTGGTACGCCTCGCGCGTGACCTTCGCCAAACGCACGCCCGGGGCACCCGCCTTCCAGGACGCCGCGCCGCAGCGCCTCGCCGCGCTGACGCAGCTGGGGACCGACTGGGCCGAGGTGACTTTCACCTACGCCGGGCGGCCCTGCACGCTGCTGCGCCTGCCCGCCCCCACGCGCGGATCCGTCGAGGTACCCGGGGGCCACCTGGCCGGCTTCTCGCGGGTGTGCACGCACCTGGGCTGCAACGTGAACCTCGTGCGGGACGCCGAGGTACTGGCCTTCGCGTTCAACTACCGCGCGCCGGGCGGGCAGGATCACCCGCAGCTGGGCTGCCGCTGCCACTACTCGGTGTTCGATCCCCTCAAGGCCGGCGAGGCGGTGTTCGGCAAGGCCCTCGCGCCGCTGCCCCGCGTGCGGCTGGACGTGCGCGGCCAGGACGTCTGGGCGACCGGGATCGAGCCGGCCCCCGAGTACAGCGGGTGA
- a CDS encoding c-type cytochrome, which yields MTGPVLLNVLLLALVALACVWLVTEPLRTRTPDDPDAQERARLGAERDRLYADLAALTDEARRPDLERRAALALRGLDALPPAPRTRRGTRTLALALLGGAALLTAVGAVTFVPRWQLASLTTDEAANVQAALKLPALKAQAQRRGRTEDYLAWGKAAFDSNTFDQAVTAYGNALKLDPRQPEALRRLGILLLTRGEQTGQAISAEDAQRAALLIRTGAQLAPQEPESQLLLGFALARFGEDQAALAALERYRTLDPKGRDADELITALRARLNTSDPGLRVYAASCASCHGPAGGGGVGPSLRESTLTRAALSQVITQGKGAMPAYPDLKPAELAALLNVLEGWQREGQ from the coding sequence GTGACGGGCCCGGTGCTGCTGAACGTGCTGCTGCTGGCGCTGGTGGCGCTGGCCTGCGTGTGGCTGGTGACCGAACCGCTGCGCACCCGCACGCCGGACGATCCGGACGCACAGGAACGCGCGCGCCTGGGGGCCGAGCGGGACCGGCTGTACGCGGACCTCGCGGCCCTGACCGACGAGGCCCGCCGGCCCGATCTGGAGCGGCGCGCGGCGCTGGCCCTGCGCGGCCTGGACGCCCTGCCGCCCGCCCCGCGGACCCGCCGGGGCACCCGCACGCTGGCGCTGGCGCTGCTGGGCGGCGCGGCGCTGCTGACTGCCGTGGGCGCCGTGACCTTCGTGCCGCGCTGGCAGCTCGCCAGCCTGACCACCGACGAGGCCGCGAACGTGCAGGCGGCGCTGAAACTCCCGGCCCTGAAGGCGCAGGCGCAGCGCCGTGGCCGGACGGAGGATTACCTGGCGTGGGGCAAGGCGGCGTTCGATTCGAACACCTTCGATCAGGCGGTCACGGCATACGGGAACGCCCTGAAACTCGATCCGCGCCAGCCCGAGGCCCTGCGGCGCCTGGGTATCCTGCTGCTCACGCGCGGCGAGCAGACCGGGCAGGCCATCAGCGCCGAGGACGCCCAGCGGGCCGCGCTGCTGATCCGCACCGGGGCGCAGCTGGCCCCCCAGGAACCGGAATCGCAGCTGCTGCTGGGCTTCGCCCTGGCCCGCTTCGGCGAGGATCAGGCGGCCCTGGCGGCCCTGGAACGCTACCGCACGCTCGACCCGAAGGGCCGCGACGCGGATGAACTGATCACGGCGCTGCGCGCGCGGCTGAACACCAGCGATCCGGGCCTGCGGGTGTACGCCGCGAGCTGCGCGTCCTGCCACGGACCGGCGGGCGGCGGGGGCGTGGGCCCCAGCCTGCGCGAGTCCACCCTGACGCGCGCGGCGCTGTCGCAGGTCATCACGCAGGGCAAGGGCGCCATGCCCGCCTACCCGGACCTGAAACCGGCCGAACTGGCCGCGCTGCTCAACGTCCTCGAGGGCTGGCAGCGGGAGGGCCAGTGA
- a CDS encoding cytochrome c-type biogenesis protein, whose amino-acid sequence MTRALLLTGALLSGTFTLAQTAPTPSLTPAQEARALAIEKNLRCPLCDTGESIADSRSTISGKMRDSVREQVAAGKGDTDIYVYFSQRYGNFVLLDPPKSGRNLLLWGAPLAALAVGGGVLWAFLRRSRPAANLPDEPLNDAGGFDPYLAQVQRDTRTGGES is encoded by the coding sequence ATGACGCGCGCACTGCTGCTCACGGGCGCGCTGCTGAGCGGGACCTTCACGCTGGCTCAGACGGCGCCCACACCGTCCCTGACCCCGGCGCAGGAGGCGCGGGCGCTCGCCATCGAGAAGAACCTGCGCTGCCCGCTGTGCGACACCGGGGAATCCATCGCGGATTCGCGCAGCACCATCTCGGGCAAGATGCGCGACTCGGTACGTGAACAGGTCGCGGCCGGGAAGGGCGACACGGACATCTACGTGTACTTCTCGCAGCGCTACGGGAACTTCGTGCTGCTCGACCCGCCCAAATCGGGCCGGAACCTGCTGCTGTGGGGCGCGCCCCTGGCAGCGCTGGCGGTCGGCGGTGGGGTGCTGTGGGCGTTCCTGCGCCGCAGCCGCCCGGCGGCGAACCTGCCGGATGAGCCGCTGAACGACGCGGGCGGGTTCGACCCGTACCTCGCACAGGTGCAGCGCGACACCCGCACAGGCGGCGAGTCGTGA
- a CDS encoding TlpA family protein disulfide reductase, whose translation MTESTPSAPKSAPASQTPAPKPPAPLWRRLLPPAIAFVLVAVLAVALRTPASNNATGGPLVGKPAPAFTLKSLDGPELSLASLKGRPVVVNFWASWCGPCREEAPMFRELSERQGGGGGLAIVGILFQETNESNARNFIQEYALAYPNLRDPGINTGVNYGVSGVPETVFIDRDGVVQHMDRGGLTRERLNVGLEKIGVPGL comes from the coding sequence ATGACCGAATCCACCCCCTCTGCCCCGAAGTCCGCCCCCGCGTCCCAGACCCCGGCGCCCAAGCCCCCCGCGCCGCTGTGGCGCCGCCTGCTGCCCCCGGCCATCGCGTTCGTGCTGGTGGCGGTGCTGGCGGTCGCGCTGCGCACCCCGGCCAGCAACAACGCGACCGGCGGGCCGCTGGTCGGCAAGCCCGCCCCCGCCTTCACCCTGAAGAGCCTGGACGGCCCCGAGCTGTCCCTGGCGAGCCTGAAGGGCCGCCCCGTCGTCGTGAACTTCTGGGCGTCGTGGTGCGGTCCCTGCCGCGAGGAAGCCCCGATGTTCCGTGAACTGAGCGAGCGGCAGGGCGGCGGCGGCGGACTGGCGATCGTGGGCATCCTGTTTCAGGAGACGAACGAGAGCAACGCCCGCAACTTCATCCAGGAGTACGCGCTGGCGTACCCGAACCTGCGCGATCCCGGGATCAACACCGGCGTGAACTACGGCGTGTCGGGCGTCCCGGAGACCGTGTTCATCGACAGGGACGGCGTGGTGCAGCACATGGACCGGGGCGGCCTGACCCGCGAGCGCCTGAACGTGGGGCTGGAGAAGATCGGCGTGCCCGGGCTATGA